A window from Piliocolobus tephrosceles isolate RC106 chromosome 11, ASM277652v3, whole genome shotgun sequence encodes these proteins:
- the TMEM185B gene encoding transmembrane protein 185B, whose translation MNPRGLFQDFNPSKFLIYTCLLLFSVLLPLRLDGIIQWSYWAVFAPIWLWKLLVVAGASVGAGVWARNPRYRTEGEACVEFKAMLIAVGIHLLLLMFEVLVCDRVERGTHFWLLVFMPLFFVSPVSVAACVWGFRHDRSLELEILCSVNILQFIFIALKLDRIIHWPWLVVFVPLWILMSFLCLVVLYYIVWSLLFLRSLDVVAEQRRTHVTMAISWITIVVPLLTFEVLLVHRLDGHNTFSYISIFVPLWLSLLTLMATTFRRKGGNHWWFGIRRDFCQFLLEIFPFLREYGNISYDLHHEDSEDAEETSVPEAPKIAPIFGKKARVVITQSPGKYVPPPPKLNIDMPD comes from the coding sequence ATGAACCCCAGGGGCCTGTTCCAGGACTTCAaccccagtaagttcctcatctaTACCTGCCTGCTGCTCTTCTCGGTGCTGCTGCCCCTCCGCCTGGACGGCATCATCCAGTGGAGCTACTGGGCCGTCTTTGCCCCTATATGGTTGTGGAAGCTTCTAGTCGTCGCAGGCGCCTCAGTGGGCGCGGGCGTTTGGGCCCGCAACCCTCGCTACCGCACCGAGGGAGAGGCCTGCGTGGAGTTCAAAGCCATGCTGATCGCTGTGGGCATCCACCTGCTGCTGCTCATGTTCGAAGTCCTGGTCTGCGACAGGGTGGAGAGGGGCACGCACTTCTGGCTGCTGGTCTTCATGCCTCTCTTCTTCGTGTCCCCCGTGTCCGTGGCTGCCTGCGTCTGGGGCTTTCGACACGATAGATCGCTGGAGCTGGAGATCCTGTGCTCGGTCAACATCCTGCAGTTCATCTTCATCGCCCTAAAGCTGGACAGGATTATTCACTGGCCGTGGCTGGTGGTGTTTGTGCCCCTGTGGATCCTCATGTCGTTCCTTTGCCTGGTCGTCCTCTATTACATCGTCTGGTCCCTCCTGTTCCTGCGGTCCCTGGATGTGGTTGCCGAGCAACGAAGAACACACGTGACCATGGCCATCAGCTGGATAACGATTGTCGTGCCCCTGCTCACTTTTGAGGTGCTGCTGGTTCACAGATTGGATGGGCACAATACATTCTCCTACATCTCCATATTTGTACCCCTTTGGCTTTCCTTACTAACTTTAATGGCCACAACATTTAGGCGAAAGGGGGGCAATCATTGGTGGTTTGGCATTCGCAGAGACTTCTGTCAGTTTCTGCTTgaaattttcccatttttaagagAATATGGGAACATTTCATATGATCTCCATCACGAAGATAGTGAAGATGCTGAAGAAACATCAGTTCCAGAAGCTCCGAAAATTGCTCCAATATTTGGAAAGAAGGCCAGAGTAGTTATAACCCAGAGCCCTGGGAAATACGTTCCCCCGCCTCCCAAGTTAAATATTGATATGCCTGATTAA